Proteins co-encoded in one Anguilla anguilla isolate fAngAng1 chromosome 16, fAngAng1.pri, whole genome shotgun sequence genomic window:
- the LOC118215442 gene encoding 60S acidic ribosomal protein P2-like — MRYVAAYLLSALGGNSSPQAKDIKKILESVGIEADDTRLEKVISELSGKNVEEVIAQGYGKLASVPSGGAVAVASSAAPGGGAAAEPAAAEEKKEEKKEESEESDDDMGFGLFD; from the exons ATGCGTTACGTAGCTGCCTATCTCCTGTCCGCCCTTGGTGGCAACAGCAGTCCCCAGGCCAAGGACATCAAAAAGATCCTGGAGAGCGTGGGGATCGAAGCCGACGACACACGCTTGGAGAAG gtgatcAGTGAACTCAGTGGCAAGAATGTCGAAGAGGTGATCGCCCAAG gCTACGGTAAACTGGCCAGCGTGCCCTCCGGAGGTGCCGTGGCCGTCGCTTCCTCTGCCgctccaggagggggcgctgcagcCGAACCCGCTGCTGCTG aggagaagaaagaagagaagaaggaggagtCCGAGGAGTCGGACGACGACATGGGATTCGGTCTATTCGACTAG